The following DNA comes from Ochotona princeps isolate mOchPri1 chromosome 8, mOchPri1.hap1, whole genome shotgun sequence.
GCCCTGATCTGTAGAAGTTAACAAGGAAATACAATTTCCAAGTATGTATAAAATTTACTTATCttccataaaacatttttttaaatgtatcaacACTTAAAAATACATAGTGACTTAATGAGACATCAGTACAACTGCATAGAATGAGCTCTAGGGGACAGACTGTGCAGCTGTCCTGCCCAGGCTCTGATAGACACGGTAAGACTGGGTATTGgcttagcccagtgtgatgctgTGCTCCTACCTGCAAGGTGCAGGCCAGGAAATGCAAGAGGTCACAGGCCTTTTCTAGTCCTCAGTGAAATTCCTGGAGCTCTAGAAGGTCTGAGGAGCCACCAAATATTGACCCTTCCTTTCGGGGGGGTCAAAGAGGGAGGTTGATGACTTtcactaaaaacaaaaccaaacccaaTCTCCCAACAACTTTTCTAAGAAACTCTGAAATGTACTAGAAACTTCAAAATGAGAACAATGTGAACAACGCTCCAGTCTTAATGCTTGGAGcaactggaaaataaaaaaaacagcaaaatacaaAATCGGAACTCCAGGAGAGCAGGTACCAAAACCATCCAAATGATGATTGCAATGAGGCCTCTCTTCTCTGAAGACTGTTTAAGGAGGTAGGATTTTAAGGTTTGCGTTTTTTGCTgtggttgttatttttttttttcctttcgcattttttttccttcagtgtttTGGCCTCTGTACacttaaaaaaatgctttgacCGGCTGGTCTTCCAGGCTAATTTTGGAGTTCACAGTGGACCCCAAGCCTGACATAAAGATATTCTACAGTTTCACAGCTATCATTTGTACATATTAAAATTAAGTtgatttactctttttaaaaagtaaatctaattagaaaatggcaaacaagcatattcTGTCTTTACATAAAAACAAGAGCAGATGACTTTGTATTCGAAGACTATCGAAGTATGTATTTGATGTTCACATGCAAAACAGCTGAAAACCTTATCAATCTCATGTCAAATCTGCATGATGCCTTTAACAAGGAAATGACACACAAAGTTTGCTACCTGTGCAAAGTATTAACCTGCTAAAACATTTTACATAATAAAACAATACAGGTAAATGTAGAAGTTGACACATGAAATTAACACGGCATAAGAACTTATCACATTTCAGAGGTTTTTCTTTAGTAATAAGTTTTTGTTCTTACAGTTCCCGGTACACAGAAgataaaaatccttttttaaacaaATCCAACAGGAAATTCTTGAGGCACCTTCTCATATAAAACAAGACGAATTCAATTATCAATCCCTCTGAGAAAAGTAGTCAATCTAAGTGAAcatcattgttttctgtttcagtgtATCTTACAGAAATTTAATAAGGCAAGACAAATTTGTGAAAAAAGTGTAGATACAAAAAAGATGTAAACTAATAATTTATATAGTTTAAAAACTCCCAAGGGGTTAGCAGTGGAAATGGGATAGCTcaaacaatattttttctttttttaacctagAACAGAATTGTGCATAAGCTGAAGATGACAAAGATCTTCCAGACTCCGCACAGTTTTGGTTTGTCTGTTTTTTTGCATCTTTATATTACATGTTTTAAATCATATCAGGAATGCAAACTAGAACTGCATACTACTTTAGTGGAGGAAAGTTCAACATTGTGCAATTTTCTgcctcttcatttttaaaaagtggcagcAATCCCTGCATTTGTATTTGAAACAAGGATCTGAGAAACTTTATCAAAAAAGGTAATGAAGGCAAAAGTTGGTAGACATCCAgcatcttgtttctttttaaaacaacgTGGATGATAAGtaatttcatgatttaaaaaaaatgaatcttttaaataaatacattgtatCTGACATTTGCACTGGCTGATTTGATAAATCCTTTAAGTAAACAACCGCTTTCCTATACTCCCTGTAGCCTCAAGCCATTGGCTTGAGCTCCTGGAGTCTTTTCTCACTGGGTCTCATACCCCGCCACTCGGTACCCGGCAGGCTGACTGGGGAGCATGCTGCCGTTCTGGCCTGGAGGCGGCTGCATGCCATAATTTGGTCCCATCCACGGTGCAGAAGATGGCGTCTGGCTGGAGGAGGACATGAAGGCaagaagcagaggggaggggaaatgCATGGATTAAAACAACATACAGCAAACCAAATCTACACACTGGGGAAGGGGAACTAAATTCTGAAAATCCCAATATAAAAGTAACTTACTTTAGGCAAGCCCAAAGTAAaagcaatattttcttttcttaaaagcaaGCAATCTTAAAGTTTAATGTATGCATTTTCATCTCCCTAGTaattacaagttaaaaaaaaaaaaaaagacatccttGAGGTCAGGGTTGCGGTATAGCGCTAAAGCCAGCCTCCTGCAGCTCCGGCATCGCATTCAggtgctgctccatttctgatccagcttcctactaatgtgtctgggaaagcagcagaagatagtccaagtgcttaggcccctgaaaccaagggaaggcctggaagaagctccaggcccaaggctttgaattggcccagatccagccatcgtggccattttgggagtgagccagtggatcaaAAATCTgttactccttctctctgtaactctgcctttcaaataaataaataaatcttaaacataaaattttgaaaaatgcagTCTTAAAAAATTGTATCCTTAACCTGTATTTATCCTGTTTGAATTCAGAAAAACCCATCTCCCATCTGACGAAGGAAAATGCCTACCGCATTCTGAGTGGGCCTTAACGTCAACCACTCAGTACCTGAAAGAAACCTGGTTATTTGGcacaataaaaacatttatgttACTCAAACACCATTTTCTCACCATTACAAATACAAttctttttaaactgaaaattttaatttttcctccaagaatttaaatgaaaatgaaattaattaattaatgaatgaaattaattcatttaaaatgaatttaaatgaaaaaaaagttataagGTAAGGCATATAAGGAAGTttgatatataatataataatatacaaataaatatatttaaatgaaaaaatatatataaaataaatatatttaaatgaaaaaaagttaTAAGGTAAGGCATATAAGGAAGTttgatatataatataataatatacaaataaatatacaaatcctttggtacagaaaaacaaacaaacaaacaaacaaacaaaaaacacccccCACAAAAGCAGCATCAATACATTGTACCTGAGCATGGCTAAATCACATTAGCCACACAAAAACTTTAATAATTATTAAgctcttattttcttttaaaaaaattggttgaTCCATTTTCAAGCATTATTAAAAGTTATGACTGTGCAATTCAAGGCAACAAATTCTAGGCgaaatttgaaagaaatatttaaaactataaaTTCAACTTTCTTATAACAGTTTCAAAGGTTagtaaaggaaaagaggaaatacACTTACTTAAACCCCTGCTGGTTCCATGGCTGGCCATACATCCCATACGCAGGTACTTGCCAGCCATTAGGCATATACTGGCCAATCTGTTGTGCATTTCCATACCACTGGCCCCACTGGCCATAAGCTTGTGGATATCCAACCTGATTCTGCTATTAAATAAAAGGACAATAGATCTTTCAGTATTCATTGGAGTTGTTTGTATATACAGTCTCACTAACACTCATTGCAATTAAACTGACAGTTTAGTGAACTACTGCTAAAAAAGAGGAAGAGTGAGGTATTATTTCTTGTGGACTCTAATGATGCTCAGAATGGCAGAGTTTTTAAagatacttattttcattggcaagtcagatatacagagagaaggagagacagagaggaagatcttccacctgctgattcactccctccaTGGTgtcaatggctggagcagagcagaaGCCTGTTGCGAGGGCTAAGACGCCAGCCACTGAGCGGCAGTTTCGCTGTAAAGCATCAGGTAATGACCTGGTAGTAAAGATTTAACTTGGCATAATGTTTCTCTGGTAAACTGCTTATAAGGATTACTTATTCCTCATCCCTCTCAACTGAgtgaacaaaattaaaacaaaattaaaaaatgcttgaagtcccaaaaacagaaaaaatacttATTCCTATATACAGGTTAAGAAACCTGTACTTTGGGATTTTCTTACTCCCATTTCGGAGTTCTATTTACGAACTCTCAATAAAAATCTTGGTGGGATCAAATCTGAGCCACTAcagctgcctgggaaaacaaaaggCAGCTGCATCTGGGAGAAAATGCCATGCCTATAAGTTTATTTGAagctttattatcattttttctatttcaagTCAAACATACTTCCAAGTTCTTCAAATACTAtgtgaataaatttaaaatatcaaaaagacCTAACTTCCTGGCAGGTTTgccatagcatttttttttttaaagattttattattattggaaagccggatatacagagaggaggagagacagagaggaagatcttccatccgatgtttcactccccaagtgagctgcaacgggccggtacgcgtcAATCCGATgaggggaaccaggaacctcttccgggtctcccacgcgggtgcagggtcccaaagccttgggctgtcctctcctgctttcccaagccacaagcagggagctggatgggaagtggagctgccgggattagaactggcgcccatatgggatcctggggctttcaaggtgaggactttagccgctaggccacaccgctgggcccgacCATAGCATTTTAAAATCCACTGTATGAGCATGAAGCAACAGTCACGCTCCTCATGTCCCCATTGAAATCCatgatcgggcccggcagcgtggcctagcagctaaagtcctcaccttgaatgcaccgggatcccatatgggcattggttctaatcccggcagctccacttcccatccagctccctgcttgtggcttgggaaagcaatcgaggacgacccaaagctttgggatcctgcacccacgtgggagacctggaagaggttcctgggtcctggctttggatcagcatagcaccaacCGTTGtgatcacctggggagtgcaacatcagacagaagatgtttctctctgtctctgctcctctctgtatatctgactttgtaataaaaataaataaatcttaaaaaaaaaaaagaaatccataatCACCATTTTGGAACTATAATATATAATAGATGAATGAAGAGCCTTTATATATTATCACTTGCACTAAGAATCAGAAAAGGATTATTAATaaaccttattttaaaataatttcagggGATCAGGCTCAACCAGCTAGTTCTCCCTCTGcaaatgctgacatcctatatgggcgctcattcatgtcctggcagctccacttcccatccagctccctgcatgtggcctgggaaatcagtgggaccttgcacccacgtgagagacccagaagaggatcctggctcctggctttggatcactcagctctgcttcttgtggctatttggggagtgaaccagtggaagatctctctctctcggtttttccttttctgtataatctgcctttcaaataaaaataagtaagtttttaaaaataatctcagtATCATCCCAGCAATACCCTTCCCATAACGACCTCCTCACCTGTTGTACAGGATTTATTATGTCAAGAGTTTCTTTGCCCCAGTAGCATTTCACAACATGACCTTCAATGGAGGTACCATTAACAGAAACAATTGCATGTGCTGCACTTTCATGGGAGTTGAACCTATTGAAAACAAAAAGAGCATTtatgaataaaatttatttttcaaaatctaaGTAAGCCTGAGATAAAACAGGCAGTCTACACATAAGAATCAATAAAGAGTGCTGGTGTTGTGGGACAGCATGTTAGGCTATCGCTTCAATGCTGGTATCACATACGGGTGCTGTTTTAAACTGggctactcctcttccaatcTAGCTACCTGTTACtgcaccaggaaaagcagcagcagacggcccatGCACACGTATGGAAGACTCCGGACTAACCCACAGActcttggttttgacctggcccagcactggctgttatggttatctggggagtgaaacagcagatgggagatctctttgtttccctctttctctgtaactttctcaaatacatgaataaatcaaATCAATTAAAAGtgacatattttcctttttatttatttttattatttcacataATATAGTTTGGTAGGCATAGtaattccttcctcctcctctccttcatCCCTACCTGAAATGGCATATTTTCTTTGTTATGTTTTGCTCTAagatcttacattttttttaaatattaggaTTCTATAgaaactttcaaaaaaagatttatttatttattttaaagatttatttatttttgggcccagcatgatagcctagcggctaaagtcttctccttgaacatgccaggatcccatatgggcgctggttctgatcccggcagctccacttcccatccagctccctgcttgtggcctgggaaagcagtcgaagatggcccaaagccttgggaccctgcacctgcgtgggagacctggaggaagttcctgggtcctggctttggattggcgcagcaccggccattgtggtcacttgcagtaaaaataaaataaaatctaaaaaatttttttttatttttattgcgaagtcagacatacagagaggaggagagacagagtggaagacctttctgtctgatgattcactccccaattgaccgcaacagctggagatttgtttatttatttttactggaaagtcagatttttacaaagtgaaggagagacacagagaaagatcttctgttcactgattcactgccgaagtggctgcaatggtcggacctaagcgatctgaagccaggaaccaggagcttcttccaggtcttctatacGAGtgcagttccaaggctttgggccatcctctgctgctttcccaggctacaagcaggcagctggaagggaagtgaagcagcctggacatgaacctgagcccctatatgggattctggtacatgcaaggcaaggacttcagtcactaggctacagcaccgggcTAAAACTTGTTTTAAGAGAGCatgtgtttcactttttttttttggttggaaggagttataagaaaaaaaaaagctacatatcagagaaatgttcatttccttatATCCATGATACTTTTAAAGgacattataaaattaaaaattcaagttaCTGAGGAGTGAGGGTAGGTagagcagtggcatagcaagctaatcctcaatctgtggcaacagcatcccatacgggtgctagttcatgtcccagctgttccagttctcatagagctccctgcttatgccctaagaaagcagtggaggatgatccaagtctttgggccgagacacctatgtgggagacctagaagaagcttccaATCAGCTTAGTTCCGGtcatttgtggccatttcagcagtgaaccagcagatggaagatctctctctctctctgtctcttcctctttctctgtaactatgacttccAAGTAATATGAagatatatgttttttaaaaagttattttgggaaaaaaatgttttgaggaaaaaaaaaaagaagaagaaacatcaGCTCTACCGAACAAATGAGTATCCTTTATCTGGAAAGACTCGAATTTCCATTATTTGTCCAAATGGTGAAAAAGTCTGACGCATTAGTTGTTCTGTTGGATaaaaaacaagaatgaaagaAACCACATTAAATACGTACATAGACTTCACATGTTATGGTTCTCTGTTTACAAAATGCCTTTCAGATACCATCAGATAGAAGTCTCATACCTGTTAGCCCAGAAGTAACACCTCCACAGTAGACTGTACAGTTGCTTGGGCTAGACTGGCTTACAACCTCATCATATGATAACTGTTTGGCATTTGCTGGGGAGAGAAAAAGTTTTCTAGTTTTAATGCATTAAGTAAAATGTCCCGAAAGAGAAAAAAGGCATTGACTACACtactttaaataataatatttactGTCATCAGAatctatatataatacatattacatTTAGGTTCAAGAGTAACCCTCCCCCCGAAATGTCTAAAACATCACCCAATATTCTCTACTTAACAGGAGACTTGACATTAGAAATAAtataattacaaaaatgaaaactaagtacATTTTTGCACAGTAGTCTTGATTTGCTTCTCATCTATTTCTGCATCAAGTCTCCGGGAACAGCTCTAACATTTAAAATCTAGCGTATTTTTCTCCACAATtccacatttccttttcttctccaatACACCTACACTCATATGTACTCTTTGGAGCTGGAGGTTTTCGGGTTGCCCAGTTAGTTCTGATTTGTCTTCCACCAAGCCACTGGCCACCCATCTGTTGAATGGCATTTTCAGCATCCTGTTGCAAACatcagaaagaacaaaaaagcCATCATCAGTTGGTGTTTGGAGAATTTTTAGCAGTAGCAGAAATCTCATGCTTTTCATAAGTGAAAATGCCTATAAGATAGCTTTCCAAAAATGCAGTGGTTACTtaccttttccttaaaaaaaatttttttttaaatttatctgaaaggtaaagTTAAGAGAAGGAGATTTAGAATCTTCCATAGCTAGTTCAGTTCTCAGACGGCCTCAACAGTTAGGGTTGGCTCAGGCTGGggtcaggcgcttcttctgggtctccatgtgagcGGCAGGAGCTAAAGCATGTGGCCAATGCTCTGgagctttcccaggagtattagcagggagacggacgggaagtgcagcagctagggtTGGAACTGGCATCTATAAGAGATCCCACTGTTGCAGGTAGAGGGAGGCTTAACATGCCATGCCAAAAacactgggctgtttcctttttagaaacaatttttatttatttttttcatttaatatgaAGATACAAGAGAAAGATGggaagaatcttctatccactgtttcactcctttgAAACGCCTATAACAACAGCCCGGCATGTGTAGGCTAAAACCAAGaggccagaactcagtctggatttCCCGTGTGTAGAAGGACCCACATGTCTGAGCCATTGCTGTTGCTTGCCAGAATGTGCACTGATAGAAAGGCAGACCCGAAGCAGAATCCCTGGGACTGAAAGTCAGCACTTGATATGGAATGTCAGAAGCCCAAACAGTGACTTAACAAATGAATGAagacatctttattttatttgaatagcagactCTGGGAATGCCAATCATGTGAAAAAGTCATGAGCCCAAAAGCCCTAATGAAGTGGCTTTCATAAAGTTCATGAAGGGGCTAGAGTTGTGGCTTAATGGATTAAGCCATtttctgcaatgtcagcatccccatatggctgctggttttagtcccagctccactttcaacttcatttcctgctaatgtgcttgggaaggtaacagaagatgAAGTCCTTGgccgctgcacccgtgtgggagacaagaatgaagctcctgctttcagcctgacctagcctggttgttgtggccatttggggagtgaaccagtacatggaagattttctttctctctctctctctctaactctgcctttcaaataagtaaaacaaatctttaaaaaaaaattcatgaaacaaCTCAGACTGCTAGGaatgaaaatgttattttacACAATTCACCAAAGTTATTAGTGATTGTTTTTGGCTTCTCATTCATTCATAAATCCTGGCCCATGACCATGCTGTAGGCACCAGCTTAAGGAGGGGATACACTCGTAAAGAAGCACACTGCTACACAGGGGTCAACTGTTTTACGATCAACGAAGCAATTATGAATTGTGTTCAGCCCCGTAACTGAAACAAAATGCTGAGACAGGGAATACGGGCATGAGGACAGATTTGGGTAGCAGAAATAGGGAAGTTCTTTCTGAAATGACATTTAAGCTAAGAATGAGAGGCACAGAAGCTACCCAAGCCAAAACTATGGGAAACAAAGTTCCAGAAGATGATCAAGCATTGCAGAGTGTGTCAAGGCAAGAAAAGAGTTTGGCAGACATCTGAAGCAGAGCATGAAAGAACAGTTTTAGTGGAATCTAGAGGGCAAAAAGGAAGAACGCCAGAGAATGCAATGGGAAGATATTAAGTTAGACTGTCACTGTCTCCAGAATGGGTCCAGGCCAGCCGGGTTAAGCGGCttcaccagctggcaagtgccaagactggAAGTAACCCAAGTCAAGCTGGACCTCAGTGCCCCCGGCActgatccaggactgggagcacgCATGGCACAAGAACTGTAggcactcctctgctaggctgtatctatcgctggtgagcatgagaacgaGGATAGGTGGTGGGCTAGGCTGAAAAAGGCAGTGGCACGTGTCAGcgtgcatgtgggctgggtctgggggccgGTTGGGATTAGATAGCTGCAGCACTCATGAATGTGATGATAACCAGATGAGTTGTGGGTTGGGCAAGCCTAGACTGAAACAGAAGCTGGCATATGCAAAAACAGGCTAGAAGTAGGCCATGGGGGGTGCCCCCGGATAAgccgcagcacccactggtatacatgagCAGATCTGCGATGGGCTGGCTGGGTCGGGCCCCAACACCTGTCCGTTCATGTAAGATATGGGGCTGAGGTGGAACTAATGAGGCAGCTGCATTGTCTGGTGAAGGTCACAGACCTGGTTGgcacacataagagtcaagtctgatgTCACCcaagcaaggtttcttggggggtACTctccaactagatcactggactcagatcctggccacagagaaaaatcacaggatgaatgggctgaccttggagtgcatgtatcaggattgGGCCTCcttctcagctgctgatgcccAGGCCGTGTACAGcacgcccagatgcacacaggggacagggTGGCCAGCCCACTTAGGCCAACAGGGAATGTAGAGaacctcatcagaggatggaaagctgaacaggttggacaattctcctggccaagctagcAACATATTCCTGGCTTAGTGGGTATACTAGGGTGAGTCTGTCAAACAACAGACCTTGAGAAAATTttttcaaccctggagcaacaaagccaaaacatctcaaaactatcaaaatgaCTGAAGTAATACCCTCTAAACGCCATTCCCCatactggggtctctaaggcatcatcaaatgactgtcctccatcctgggtgctgatggagtttgacagcaaagagcaaccctctccccttcttctcctgtgggacacaggagaaaaaaaaaattcaacatttatcctactcaccttcctccatacctcaaccctgcccaacctaatcagaggcccacacaaGCATGTacccctctcaattatgtaaacaatattttaaaaaataacaaaaataaaaggtcACATTCTAATTCATTTCTATTTAGTACTAGAAAGGAGATGGTTTTGGAAGGTGGGTAGTAAAAAGAAAGCTCTTCATGAGATTGCTATAATATTCCAGACAAAGAAAATGTTACAAGCCAGTCCAGGAGCAGTGCAACAGAAGACAAAACCTAAAGAGCCAACAGAACTGGGGATCTGTGAGTGGGAGGAGGGCACAGTACACAACCCGAGAGTCATCAGAGATAACTCTCAGATTCAGGCTTGAGAAGTAGAAAGGACAATGCTAGCATTTactgaaatggagaaaaagacaAGTAGAGCAGTGGCCCAAAGGTTTGATGAACAGAGTGACTTCCACTTAGGACATGTTAAATTTCAGATCTTTTTGAGACatctaaatgaaaataatttgattttagttcctaataaatatgtatttaatcttgagtttccttttttttaaagatttagttatttttattgaaaaggcagatttatagagaaaaggagagaaagatcttctatctgctgctgctgcactcctcaaatggccacaatgccagagtaagccaatctgaagccaggagcttcttccagtctcccatgcaggggtaGAGTTCCatgactttgggccgtcctcaactgctttcccaggccactggcaggaagctggatgggaagtggagcagctgagacataaactggcacccctatgggatgctcgCACTTTGAGCTGGAGgtattagctaattgagccatcatgccagccctccAATATTGAGTTTTACATAGTAGAAGTCTATATTACATAaccattttacatatttattttatttattttgaaaagcagagttatagagagggagagacagatactactagagatctcccatcctctggttcgatCTCCCCATGGACACAAAggtcagggttaggccaggctggctatccagtcaggagcttcttctgggtctcctatgtgggtggcagggagccaagagcttgagccaccttctgtcGCTCGCCCAGCCCATtttcaggaagcaggatcagaagtggaacatcaggAGCttaaactggcattcatatg
Coding sequences within:
- the TIA1 gene encoding cytotoxic granule associated RNA binding protein TIA1 isoform X1 codes for the protein MEDEMPKTLYVGNLSRDVTEALILQLFSQIGPCKNCKMIMDTAGNDPYCFVEFHEHRHAAAALAAMNGRKIMGKEVKVNWATTPSSQKKDTSSSTVVSTQRSQDHFHVFVGDLSPEITTEDIKAAFAPFGRISDARVVKDMTTGKSKGYGFVSFFNKWDAENAIQQMGGQWLGGRQIRTNWATRKPPAPKSTYESNAKQLSYDEVVSQSSPSNCTVYCGGVTSGLTEQLMRQTFSPFGQIMEIRVFPDKGYSFVRFNSHESAAHAIVSVNGTSIEGHVVKCYWGKETLDIINPVQQQNQVGYPQAYGQWGQWYGNAQQIGQYMPNGWQVPAYGMYGQPWNQQGFKRHLLHRGWDQIMACSRLQARTAACSPVSLPGTEWRGMRPSEKRLQELKPMA
- the TIA1 gene encoding cytotoxic granule associated RNA binding protein TIA1 isoform X2; translation: MEDEMPKTLYVGNLSRDVTEALILQLFSQIGPCKNCKMIMDTAGNDPYCFVEFHEHRHAAAALAAMNGRKIMGKEVKVNWATTPSSQKKDTSSSTVVSTQRSQDHFHVFVGDLSPEITTEDIKAAFAPFGRISDARVVKDMTTGKSKGYGFVSFFNKWDAENAIQQMGGQWLGGRQIRTNWATRKPPAPKSTYESNAKQLSYDEVVSQSSPSNCTVYCGGVTSGLTEQLMRQTFSPFGQIMEIRVFPDKGYSFVRFNSHESAAHAIVSVNGTSIEGHVVKCYWGKETLDIINPVQQNQVGYPQAYGQWGQWYGNAQQIGQYMPNGWQVPAYGMYGQPWNQQGFKRHLLHRGWDQIMACSRLQARTAACSPVSLPGTEWRGMRPSEKRLQELKPMA
- the TIA1 gene encoding cytotoxic granule associated RNA binding protein TIA1 isoform X6; the encoded protein is MEDEMPKTLYVGNLSRDVTEALILQLFSQIGPCKNCKMIMDTAGNDPYCFVEFHEHRHAAAALAAMNGRKIMGKEVKVNWATTPSSQKKDTSNHFHVFVGDLSPEITTEDIKAAFAPFGRISDARVVKDMTTGKSKGYGFVSFFNKWDAENAIQQMGGQWLGGRQIRTNWATRKPPAPKSTYESNAKQLSYDEVVSQSSPSNCTVYCGGVTSGLTEQLMRQTFSPFGQIMEIRVFPDKGYSFVRFNSHESAAHAIVSVNGTSIEGHVVKCYWGKETLDIINPVQQQNQVGYPQAYGQWGQWYGNAQQIGQYMPNGWQVPAYGMYGQPWNQQGFNQTPSSAPWMGPNYGMQPPPGQNGSMLPSQPAGYRVAGYETQ
- the TIA1 gene encoding cytotoxic granule associated RNA binding protein TIA1 isoform X3; amino-acid sequence: MEDEMPKTLYVGNLSRDVTEALILQLFSQIGPCKNCKMIMDTAGNDPYCFVEFHEHRHAAAALAAMNGRKIMGKEVKVNWATTPSSQKKDTSSSTVVSTQRSQDHFHVFVGDLSPEITTEDIKAAFAPFGRISDARVVKDMTTGKSKGYGFVSFFNKWDAENAIQQMGGQWLGGRQIRTNWATRKPPAPKSTYESNAKQLSYDEVVSQSSPSNCTVYCGGVTSGLTEQLMRQTFSPFGQIMEIRVFPDKGYSFVRFNSHESAAHAIVSVNGTSIEGHVVKCYWGKETLDIINPVQQQNQVGYPQAYGQWGQWYGNAQQIGQYMPNGWQVPAYGMYGQPWNQQGFNQTPSSAPWMGPNYGMQPPPGQNGSMLPSQPAGYRVAGYETQ
- the TIA1 gene encoding cytotoxic granule associated RNA binding protein TIA1 isoform X4, giving the protein MEDEMPKTLYVGNLSRDVTEALILQLFSQIGPCKNCKMIMDTAGNDPYCFVEFHEHRHAAAALAAMNGRKIMGKEVKVNWATTPSSQKKDTSSSTVVSTQRSQDHFHVFVGDLSPEITTEDIKAAFAPFGRISDARVVKDMTTGKSKGYGFVSFFNKWDAENAIQQMGGQWLGGRQIRTNWATRKPPAPKSTYESNAKQLSYDEVVSQSSPSNCTVYCGGVTSGLTEQLMRQTFSPFGQIMEIRVFPDKGYSFVRFNSHESAAHAIVSVNGTSIEGHVVKCYWGKETLDIINPVQQNQVGYPQAYGQWGQWYGNAQQIGQYMPNGWQVPAYGMYGQPWNQQGFNQTPSSAPWMGPNYGMQPPPGQNGSMLPSQPAGYRVAGYETQ
- the TIA1 gene encoding cytotoxic granule associated RNA binding protein TIA1 isoform X8, which translates into the protein MNGRKIMGKEVKVNWATTPSSQKKDTSSSTVVSTQRSQDHFHVFVGDLSPEITTEDIKAAFAPFGRISDARVVKDMTTGKSKGYGFVSFFNKWDAENAIQQMGGQWLGGRQIRTNWATRKPPAPKSTYESNAKQLSYDEVVSQSSPSNCTVYCGGVTSGLTEQLMRQTFSPFGQIMEIRVFPDKGYSFVRFNSHESAAHAIVSVNGTSIEGHVVKCYWGKETLDIINPVQQQNQVGYPQAYGQWGQWYGNAQQIGQYMPNGWQVPAYGMYGQPWNQQGFKRHLLHRGWDQIMACSRLQARTAACSPVSLPGTEWRGMRPSEKRLQELKPMA
- the TIA1 gene encoding cytotoxic granule associated RNA binding protein TIA1 isoform X5, whose product is MEDEMPKTLYVGNLSRDVTEALILQLFSQIGPCKNCKMIMDTAGNDPYCFVEFHEHRHAAAALAAMNGRKIMGKEVKVNWATTPSSQKKDTSNHFHVFVGDLSPEITTEDIKAAFAPFGRISDARVVKDMTTGKSKGYGFVSFFNKWDAENAIQQMGGQWLGGRQIRTNWATRKPPAPKSTYESNAKQLSYDEVVSQSSPSNCTVYCGGVTSGLTEQLMRQTFSPFGQIMEIRVFPDKGYSFVRFNSHESAAHAIVSVNGTSIEGHVVKCYWGKETLDIINPVQQQNQVGYPQAYGQWGQWYGNAQQIGQYMPNGWQVPAYGMYGQPWNQQGFKRHLLHRGWDQIMACSRLQARTAACSPVSLPGTEWRGMRPSEKRLQELKPMA